A genomic window from Streptomyces sp. WMMC940 includes:
- a CDS encoding cryptochrome/photolyase family protein: MSRRAQRPSRTPRTHLLFGDQLGPRFTEPGADGPDEDAPIVMIESRAVFRRRSFHRAKAHLVLSAMRHRAAELGDRVRYVKADTYREGLARVAGRSRTTVRHPTSYAAARFVAGLPDVDVLPARGFLVPRQEFAAWAAERRGEALRLEDFYRWVRRRHDLLMDGGEPAGGRWNFDRDNREPPPRGRPTLGAPSPWTAREDEIDEAVRHDLDSWERAGDVSFAGRDGPRLFPASRAEALAALDRFAEHRLAGFGRYEDAVLADDPWMSHSMLSAPLNLGLLDPAECVERAERGWREGGVPVASAEGFVRQIAGWREYVWHLYWHFGEDYRRRNVLRHRRSLPDWFAGLDADAVTARCLSTVLAQVRDTGWTHHIPRLMILGSRALQDGWDPAQVTDWFHRNFVDGHDWVMLPNVVGMSQYADGGLMTTKPYTSGGAYINRMSDLCGGCAYRPAVRVGDRACPYTAGYWAFLHRHRERLSRNHRMARPVAGLDRLPDLPELLEQERRRGRSAP; the protein is encoded by the coding sequence ATGTCCCGTCGTGCACAACGCCCGTCCCGTACGCCCCGTACGCACCTGCTCTTCGGGGACCAGCTCGGTCCCCGCTTCACCGAGCCCGGCGCGGACGGACCCGACGAGGACGCGCCGATCGTCATGATCGAGTCCCGCGCCGTGTTCCGCCGGCGGAGCTTCCACCGCGCCAAGGCCCACCTCGTGCTCTCGGCCATGCGCCACCGCGCCGCCGAACTCGGCGACCGGGTCCGGTACGTGAAAGCCGACACCTACCGGGAGGGGCTGGCCCGCGTCGCGGGGAGGAGCCGTACGACGGTCCGTCACCCGACCTCGTACGCGGCCGCCCGGTTCGTCGCCGGGCTGCCGGACGTCGACGTGCTGCCCGCGCGCGGCTTCCTCGTGCCCCGCCAGGAATTCGCCGCCTGGGCGGCGGAGCGGCGGGGCGAGGCCCTGCGGCTGGAGGACTTCTACCGCTGGGTGCGCCGGCGCCACGACCTGCTGATGGACGGCGGCGAACCGGCAGGCGGCCGCTGGAACTTCGACCGGGACAACCGCGAACCGCCCCCGCGGGGCCGGCCGACCCTCGGCGCGCCTTCGCCGTGGACGGCACGGGAGGACGAGATCGACGAAGCGGTACGGCACGATCTGGACTCCTGGGAGCGCGCCGGTGACGTCTCCTTCGCCGGCCGCGACGGTCCCCGGCTCTTCCCCGCCTCCCGCGCCGAGGCCCTGGCCGCCCTCGACCGCTTCGCCGAGCACCGGCTGGCCGGCTTCGGGAGGTACGAGGACGCCGTCCTCGCCGACGACCCCTGGATGAGCCACAGCATGCTGTCCGCGCCGCTCAACCTCGGGCTGCTCGACCCCGCCGAGTGCGTGGAGCGCGCCGAACGGGGGTGGCGCGAAGGCGGGGTGCCGGTGGCGTCGGCCGAGGGATTCGTCCGCCAGATCGCAGGCTGGCGCGAGTACGTCTGGCACCTCTACTGGCACTTCGGCGAGGACTACCGGCGCCGCAACGTGCTGCGCCACCGGAGGTCGCTGCCGGACTGGTTCGCCGGGCTGGACGCGGACGCGGTCACCGCCCGCTGTCTGTCCACCGTGCTGGCACAGGTCCGGGACACCGGCTGGACGCACCACATCCCGCGGCTGATGATCCTCGGCAGCCGCGCCCTGCAGGACGGCTGGGACCCGGCGCAGGTCACCGACTGGTTCCACCGCAACTTCGTCGACGGCCACGACTGGGTCATGCTGCCCAACGTCGTCGGCATGTCCCAGTACGCCGACGGCGGGCTCATGACCACCAAGCCGTACACCTCGGGCGGCGCCTACATCAACCGGATGAGCGATCTGTGCGGCGGATGCGCCTACCGGCCCGCCGTGCGCGTCGGCGACAGGGCATGCCCGTACACCGCCGGATACTGGGCGTTCCTCCACCGGCACCGGGAGCGGCTGTCGCGCAACCACCGCATGGCCCGGCCCGTCGCCGGCCTCGACCGGCTCCCCGACCTCCCCGAACTCCTGGAGCAGGAGCGCCGGCGCGGGCGGTCGGCGCCCTGA
- a CDS encoding MerR family transcriptional regulator yields the protein MGLVKADSAPEGPAEDGVTAALSTGAVARRLGVAPTTLRSWERRYAIGPATREDGRHRRWTPEDIARLEEMCRLTAQGVPPAEAARAAMSTPATTLRRGPAAQTGQHDVRPSHTPGGPNALPLGDVRQECRGLARAAVRLDAPAVDALLDAVLAEHGLVVAWEEVIAPTLHAVGRKWATSGERYVEVEHLLSWHVSSALRRVRPAVERPDAPPVLLACVPGEQHSLPVEALAAALGERGVPARMFGPALPADALHEAVRRLGPAAVVLWAQSRSTADRSLVRIVSGIHWGVKGARKRPSVLLAGPGWAGGAYPGTLRLHGLGSAVDVVEALFPR from the coding sequence ATGGGCCTGGTGAAGGCCGACAGTGCCCCGGAGGGCCCGGCGGAGGACGGCGTCACCGCCGCGCTCAGCACCGGCGCGGTCGCCCGCAGGCTCGGTGTCGCGCCCACGACCCTCCGGTCCTGGGAACGGCGCTACGCGATCGGCCCCGCCACGCGCGAGGACGGCAGGCACCGCCGCTGGACGCCCGAGGACATCGCCCGGCTCGAGGAGATGTGCCGGCTCACCGCGCAAGGCGTCCCGCCCGCCGAGGCCGCCCGTGCGGCGATGAGCACCCCCGCGACGACGCTGCGCCGGGGGCCGGCCGCGCAGACCGGGCAGCACGACGTCCGACCCTCGCACACGCCGGGCGGACCCAACGCCCTGCCCCTCGGGGACGTGCGGCAGGAATGCCGGGGGCTGGCGCGCGCCGCCGTCCGTCTCGACGCCCCCGCCGTCGACGCCCTGCTGGACGCCGTGCTCGCCGAGCACGGTCTCGTCGTCGCCTGGGAGGAGGTCATCGCCCCGACCCTGCACGCCGTGGGGCGCAAGTGGGCGACGTCCGGCGAGCGTTACGTCGAGGTCGAGCACCTGCTGTCCTGGCACGTGTCGTCGGCGCTGCGCCGGGTACGGCCCGCGGTGGAACGGCCCGACGCGCCGCCCGTGCTGCTCGCCTGCGTACCCGGCGAGCAGCACAGCCTTCCCGTCGAGGCGCTGGCCGCCGCGCTCGGGGAACGGGGTGTGCCCGCCAGGATGTTCGGGCCCGCACTGCCCGCGGACGCGCTCCACGAGGCCGTACGACGACTCGGCCCCGCCGCCGTGGTGCTCTGGGCCCAGTCCCGGTCCACCGCCGACCGCTCACTGGTGCGGATCGTCTCCGGCATCCACTGGGGCGTGAAGGGCGCGCGGAAGCGCCCCTCCGTGCTCCTCGCCGGACCCGGCTGGGCGGGCGGCGCGTACCCGGGGACCCTGCGGCTGCACGGTCTGGGTTCCGCGGTGGACGTCGTCGAGGCACTGTTCCCGCGCTGA